Proteins encoded by one window of uncultured Celeribacter sp.:
- a CDS encoding ribose-phosphate pyrophosphokinase — MPTSHEPKLISGNANRTLANSIARRLSMHRGMSIDLCDARVERFNDGEIFVEVYENVRGEDMFVVQPTSNPANDNLMELLIITDALRRSSAGRITAVIPYFGYARQDRRTKARTPITAKLVANMMVEAGIERVLTLDLHATQIQGFFDIPVDNLYASPVFALDIKHHFKDGLEDIMVVSPDVGGVARARELAKRIDAPLSIVDKRREKPGEVAEMTVIGSVEGKKCIIVDDLVDTAGTLCKAADLLMDHGAAEVHAYISHGVLSGPAVERVTNSKLSSLVITDSIEANEAVAACKNIRIVPTAPLFAQAIINTWNGTSVSSLFEDKTLVPLYEGVYHP, encoded by the coding sequence ATGCCCACATCTCATGAACCGAAACTCATCTCCGGCAATGCCAACCGCACGCTGGCGAATTCCATTGCCCGTCGCCTGTCGATGCACCGCGGCATGTCGATCGACCTGTGCGACGCACGCGTGGAGCGGTTCAACGACGGCGAGATTTTCGTCGAGGTCTATGAAAACGTACGCGGCGAAGACATGTTCGTGGTTCAGCCGACGTCCAACCCGGCCAACGACAACCTCATGGAATTGTTGATCATCACAGATGCGCTGCGCCGCTCAAGTGCCGGTCGCATCACCGCCGTGATCCCCTATTTCGGCTACGCCCGTCAGGACCGCCGCACCAAGGCCCGCACGCCGATCACCGCGAAACTCGTTGCCAATATGATGGTCGAAGCGGGTATCGAGCGCGTTCTGACCCTCGATCTGCATGCGACGCAGATTCAGGGGTTCTTCGACATTCCGGTCGATAACCTCTACGCCTCGCCGGTCTTCGCGCTCGACATCAAGCATCACTTCAAGGACGGGCTTGAGGACATCATGGTCGTCTCCCCAGACGTCGGCGGCGTGGCCCGTGCGCGTGAGTTGGCGAAACGCATCGACGCGCCGCTGTCCATCGTCGACAAGCGCCGCGAAAAGCCGGGCGAAGTGGCCGAGATGACCGTGATCGGTTCCGTCGAGGGCAAGAAATGTATCATCGTCGATGACCTTGTGGACACCGCCGGGACGCTCTGCAAAGCCGCCGATCTGTTGATGGATCACGGCGCCGCCGAAGTGCATGCCTATATCTCCCACGGCGTGCTGTCCGGCCCGGCCGTGGAGCGTGTGACCAATTCCAAGCTGTCGTCTTTGGTGATCACCGATTCGATCGAGGCCAATGAGGCCGTCGCCGCTTGCAAGAACATCCGCATCGTGCCGACCGCGCCCCTGTTCGCGCAGGCGATCATCAACACCTGGAACGGCACTTCCGTGTCATCCCTGTTCGAAGACAAGACGCTCGTGCCGCTCTATGAGGGTGTGTATCACCCTTAA
- a CDS encoding H-type lectin domain-containing protein produces the protein MWTGKGPRELRRVVEFDEPFLRPPLVQVSLSMLDIDQSTNHRVDISAEMVTEEGFVIVFRTWGDTKIARVRSDWTAFGPVRHEDDWEV, from the coding sequence ATGTGGACTGGCAAAGGCCCGCGCGAGCTGCGCCGTGTGGTCGAATTCGACGAGCCGTTTCTGCGCCCGCCTCTGGTGCAGGTGAGCCTCTCGATGCTCGACATCGACCAAAGCACCAACCACCGCGTCGATATTTCCGCTGAGATGGTGACGGAGGAGGGCTTTGTCATCGTCTTCCGCACCTGGGGGGACACCAAAATCGCGCGTGTGCGCTCTGATTGGACCGCCTTCGGGCCGGTGCGACATGAGGACGACTGGGAGGTCTGA
- the atpC gene encoding ATP synthase F1 subunit epsilon, with protein sequence MATVQFDLVSPERKLASLQVEQVQIPGSEGRLTAMAGHEPTILTLRPGRLIVNGPEGEMEFIVTGGFAELAPENISVLAEVALPRGEMSQEIVTDLIAKARAEHDKASQEDQAETHTFLSDLFHIAEDLGFHTNL encoded by the coding sequence ATGGCTACAGTCCAATTTGATCTCGTCTCTCCCGAGCGCAAACTTGCGTCTCTCCAAGTGGAGCAGGTCCAGATCCCGGGTTCCGAAGGCCGTTTGACAGCGATGGCGGGCCACGAGCCCACCATCCTCACCCTGCGTCCCGGTCGTTTGATCGTGAACGGGCCGGAAGGTGAGATGGAATTCATCGTGACGGGCGGGTTTGCCGAACTGGCGCCGGAGAACATCTCCGTGCTGGCTGAGGTGGCTTTGCCGCGTGGGGAAATGTCGCAAGAGATCGTCACCGATCTCATCGCGAAAGCCCGCGCCGAACATGACAAGGCGTCGCAAGAAGATCAGGCAGAGACCCACACGTTCCTGTCCGATCTCTTCCACATCGCCGAAGACCTCGGGTTCCACACCAATCTCTGA